GAGGGAATATTACCCACTATGAAATTTCCCACAATTGTATCTAACCTATCCGCTATGGCAACTATTGCGCCTGAAACATTTTTTGGAACATCTTTGTAATGTTCTTCTATTCCCAATGCCACATTGTAATCTTCTCCATCTTTTAGCGCATATATTCTTCCCATTACACCTTGCAATTCAGGAAATTCATATACCACATTAGATGCAATATCTGCTTTACATAAATAAGCTGTTCTTAAAACCCTCTTTTTATCTGAAAAATCTATTTTTAAATCATCTGATAATTTCTCCGAAATTTTTTGAATTCTTTCAACTTTATCCATTAGAGTTCCAAGTGATTTTTGAAAAACTATATCTTTCAAACTCTCATTAAACTTCTCAAGGGGTATTTTTAAATCTTTTTGGTAATAATACCTTGCATCTTCTAATCTCGCATTGACAACCTTTTCATACCCTTTTCTTATTAACTCTATTTTACCATTTGGTGAATCAATAAAAGAAAGGAACTTATTTGTAATTTTGTCATTCTCATATACAGTAAACGATCTTTGATGATGCTTTATTGTAGTTGTGATTAGCTCTTCAGGAAGTGAAAGATATTTCTCCAAAAATCTTCCCTCAAGTAAAATGGGATATTCCGTTAAAGTTACTACTTCATTTATTAAATCATCATCTAGGCTTGACTTGTATTTTTTCAAACTCTCAAGAACTTTCTCCTTTCGTTCCGTATGCAATGCTATTACTTTTAATTCCCTTAACTTTTCAAGATAATCTTCCACTCCTTCTATTTCCACAATGTTATTTTCTACAAACCTATGTCCATACGTTCTATTGGATGCTTTTATTCCAAACAATTCAAATTCCAAAACATCTCCATTGTAAACGGATAAAACCCAATGCGGAACTCTAACAAAGGAAAATCTTCCGTCCCCCCATCTCATCGGCTTTTTAAAACTAAGGCTGTAAATAATTCCAGGGATTTTTTCCTTTAACAATTCTCTTGCGCTTTTTCCCTCAATTTTCTTTGATATAAATACGTAGTTATCTTTAATCTTTATATCCTCAATACTTGCATTATTTGATTTTAAAAAACCATTTAACGCCTTTGTAGGATTGTTGTTTTCGTCAAAAGCTATATTTTTTGAAGGTCCTCTTTTTTCAATTATCTTATCCTTTTGTTTTTCGTCCACTTTTAAGACAAAAAAACCAAACCTTCTTGGAGCATAAAAAACTGTTAAACCTTCGTAATTTAACCCTTCGCTTTCAAAAAAATCCTTGAGTTTTTGATAAAGTTGTATCAAAATGTTATTTACCTCTGTTGTTGGAAGTTCCTCGAGACCTATTTCAAATATATACATTACTCCTCACCTTCCTCGTACTCTATAAATCTTTTTGCACATAACGTCGCCATATTTCTAATATCCCTTATGTAATTTTGCCTCTGTGCAACACTAATTACATTTCTAGCATCAAGTAAATTAAAAGTATGCGAACACTTGATCAATTGTTCATAAGCAGGTAAGAAGAGATTATCTTCTATTAGAGCTTTGAATTCTTTTCTGTATATTTCATATAACTTGAACAATTTCTCTACATCTGCTTTTTCAAAATTGTACAAGGAAAATTGCCTTTCATTTTCCAAGAATAGTTCACCGTATTTTACATCTTTATTCCACATTACATCATAGACATTATTCACACTTTGTAGATACATGGCGATTCTTTCAACCCCATACGTTATCTCAAGTGGAATCTTTTTTAAAGAAATTCCACCCACTTGTTGAAAATAGGTAAATTGAGTAATTTCCATACCATCTAACCAAACTTCCCAACCTATTCCCCACGCTCCAAGTGTAGGAGATTCCCAATTGTCTTCTACAAATCTTATATCGTGGTCTTTGGGATTTATTCCAATACTTTCAAGAGATTTTAAATACATCTCCTGTGAATCTTCGGGATTTGGTTTTAATATAACTTGGTACTGCAAAAATCTTTGCATCCTGTTGGGATTTTCCCCATACCTTCCATCTGTAGGTCTTCTACTTGGCTGAACAAATGCCACCTTCCAGTCTCTTTTTCTCAAAACTCCAAAAAAAGTTGAAGGGTGAAACGTACCTGCACCCATTTCCATATCGTACGGAAGGTCTATAAAACAACCTTGATTAGCCCAAAATTCATCTAATCTCCTTATTATATCCTGCAAATACACCTTTTCATCCTCCCTTATCTACCTGGAACGTATAGATTATACGTCTTTTTTAAATTACTAACAGTCATATCGGTAATGTGCACCACTTTTGTAGGATGGTAAGAAGATCCTACTCCATAGAATAAAAGGTATACCTTTCCCGCTTTTCCCACAACTATATCCACATCGGGTGTTACTACAATATCGTAATCTGTCTTTATTCTAGGTTCTTTAAAATAATAAAATTTGTATTTTGAAAGACCTGGTAAAAGTTCTCTTGAAAAATACGTCTTTTTGCCTCTTTTAACGGTAACCCAACTAGATTCCTGACCAACCACAAAGACCATAAAGTAACCTGTTCCCGGTTCATCGTAAATATTGTTTAAAACTTGCTCTAGGTCTGCGCCAAAATTTCTTAAGTAATTAACCGAAAGAATGTATTTATCAACTATGGAATTGGGGCCTAATTTTGACTCCAAATCCTTTATCTTTACTTCATAACTTTCAAGTTTTTTGTTTACGTAATTTTTCAGCGCATTATAGTCATTTAATATTTTCCTGTATCTAAAAAAATTACCAAATGCAAAAAACACAGTTATTACAAAAATCAAAACAATAGATAGTACAATCAAAAAAGGCCAAATTGATTCTTTTTTTCTCCTCATCAAACCACCTTCCTGCTTTTATCTACAAGCGCCAGTGCCTTTAGCAAAAAACCCACCATTAATCCAAAAATAAACGTAGATGTCCCACCATAACTGATAAAAGGTAAAGGGATACCTGTAACTGGCATTATACCTATGTTCATACCGATATTTTCAAATACGTGAAAAACAAAAACAGCGAGAATCCCAACAGAAACTAATTTCCAATAATCATCTTTATAGTATTTCATTTTTGAAAAAACCCTTAAGACTATTAAAATATACACACTTAATAATATTATACTTCCCAAAAAACCAAACTGCTCTCCTATTGCGGAAAATATAAAATCCGTTTCCATTTTTGGCACATAATATCCTTTAACAGCTGGTGAAATTAGATATCCATTTCCAAATAATCCACCAGACCCTATCGCACTCCTTGACATTATAACGTTGTATGCCGCACCTTTTGCGTATTTTTCAGGATTTAAAAATGATAAAATCCTGTTTCTCTGATAATCTTTCAAGAAAAAAAAGTATACAATAGGTATCATAGTAAAACCCGTTCCTATAAGTGGTAATATTATCTTTAAAGATACTCCTGAAAAATACAACAATATAAACCAAATAAACACGTGCAAAATCGTCATTCCCAAATCAGGTTCCTTTAAGATAAGAAAAACGGGAATTAATGTAGCTACAATAGAAATAAATATACTTTTTACATCTCTTTTTAAAAAGATATAACTTAATAAAAGTATCAAAGTAAGTTTTGAAAGTTCAGATGGTTGAAAAGAAACTCCAAAAATTCTAAACCATCTAATTGAACCATATATTCTTGTTCCAAAAAATAACACAGCTAAAAGTAAAATAGTTGATAAAAAATAAAGCAAAAATATCATTTTACGTAAAAAATTCTCTTTTAAAAAATATACAGATATAGCGCCAAATGCAGCTAAAAAATCCCAAATAAGCTGTTTTAAAAAAAGTGTCTTTGAAACACTATACAGGTTTAAAAGACCAAAAATCATTAAAATTACCATGAAAAGAAACACTACCAAATCAAATTTTTTATTTTCTTTCACCACACATCACCCAAAAAATTATATCACAAAATTTAAACTAATTAGTTAAAAAAAGTTATTGACATCAAGAACATATTATGTTAAAATGTGACTTGCGAGGCGACGTGGCCAAGCGGTCTAAGGCGGGGGTCTGCAAAATCCCTATTCGTGGGTTCAAATCCCACCGTCGCCTCCAAAAGGAAGTGGGCTCGTAGCTCAGTTGGCAGAGCGTCCGGCTCATAACCGGATGGTCGGGGGTTCGATTCCTCCCGAGCCCACCAGAAAGGGAGCTTTAGCTCCCTTTATTTCTGAAGTCCCGTTCCGCAAGGAATTTGCGGGACCTTAATAGTCCGAGGGAGGAGGTGTAGGAATGAGGATTTACGAAACAATGTTTATTGTAAAACCAGATATTACCGAGGAAGAACGAGAAAATATTGCAAACGGTGTTGTAGAATTTTTAAAGGAAAAGCTTGGTGCACAAGTTGACAACGTAGACAGATGGGGTATAAAGAAAACGGCATATCCACTTAAAAAGTATAACGAAGCAGATTATACCGTGGTTTATTTCAGAGGAGAAGGATTGGAGCTTACAAGTCTTGAATCTTATTTCAAGGTAAGACCTGAATTTTTAAGATGGCAAACATTCAGAAGAATAGACCTTGAAAAAAAGGAAAAAAAGCAATCAGGGAAAGTAGAGGTGTCTGAGAATACCGAGAAGGTGGAAGAGTGAATTATAACAAGGTCGTCCTTGTTGGGCGGCTAACTAGGGATCCTGAAGCAAGACAAACGACAAATGGTACCTTGGTTGTCAATTTCACGCTTGCGGTAAATAGAGGAATAAGAAACGATGATGTAGACTTTATAAGAATCGTTACGTTTAATAAATTAGCAGAGTTTGTACAAAATTATTTAACAAAAGGAAGATTAGTACTTGTCGAAGGGAAATTAAGGATAAATAGATGGCAAACAAGTGATGGACAAAATAGAAGTACACCTGAAATTTGGGCTGATCAGGTTGTTTTTATGGAAAAGAAAAGTGACGTTATCAACGAAAGCACAGATGAAAGTGTAGTAGAATACGATGAATTATTCGATGAAAACGATAATGACGAACCACCGTTTTGATCTTTGAAAAAAGGAGGTAATACGTATGAAATATAGAAGGAAAAAGAGAGTAAAAGTATGTAAGCTTTGTCAG
This DNA window, taken from Thermosipho affectus, encodes the following:
- a CDS encoding glycine--tRNA ligase subunit alpha; protein product: MYLQDIIRRLDEFWANQGCFIDLPYDMEMGAGTFHPSTFFGVLRKRDWKVAFVQPSRRPTDGRYGENPNRMQRFLQYQVILKPNPEDSQEMYLKSLESIGINPKDHDIRFVEDNWESPTLGAWGIGWEVWLDGMEITQFTYFQQVGGISLKKIPLEITYGVERIAMYLQSVNNVYDVMWNKDVKYGELFLENERQFSLYNFEKADVEKLFKLYEIYRKEFKALIEDNLFLPAYEQLIKCSHTFNLLDARNVISVAQRQNYIRDIRNMATLCAKRFIEYEEGEE
- the rpsF gene encoding 30S ribosomal protein S6 — protein: MRIYETMFIVKPDITEEERENIANGVVEFLKEKLGAQVDNVDRWGIKKTAYPLKKYNEADYTVVYFRGEGLELTSLESYFKVRPEFLRWQTFRRIDLEKKEKKQSGKVEVSENTEKVEE
- a CDS encoding FtsW/RodA/SpoVE family cell cycle protein — translated: MKENKKFDLVVFLFMVILMIFGLLNLYSVSKTLFLKQLIWDFLAAFGAISVYFLKENFLRKMIFLLYFLSTILLLAVLFFGTRIYGSIRWFRIFGVSFQPSELSKLTLILLLSYIFLKRDVKSIFISIVATLIPVFLILKEPDLGMTILHVFIWFILLYFSGVSLKIILPLIGTGFTMIPIVYFFFLKDYQRNRILSFLNPEKYAKGAAYNVIMSRSAIGSGGLFGNGYLISPAVKGYYVPKMETDFIFSAIGEQFGFLGSIILLSVYILIVLRVFSKMKYYKDDYWKLVSVGILAVFVFHVFENIGMNIGIMPVTGIPLPFISYGGTSTFIFGLMVGFLLKALALVDKSRKVV
- a CDS encoding single-stranded DNA-binding protein, with amino-acid sequence MNYNKVVLVGRLTRDPEARQTTNGTLVVNFTLAVNRGIRNDDVDFIRIVTFNKLAEFVQNYLTKGRLVLVEGKLRINRWQTSDGQNRSTPEIWADQVVFMEKKSDVINESTDESVVEYDELFDENDNDEPPF
- the glyS gene encoding glycine--tRNA ligase subunit beta, with protein sequence MYIFEIGLEELPTTEVNNILIQLYQKLKDFFESEGLNYEGLTVFYAPRRFGFFVLKVDEKQKDKIIEKRGPSKNIAFDENNNPTKALNGFLKSNNASIEDIKIKDNYVFISKKIEGKSARELLKEKIPGIIYSLSFKKPMRWGDGRFSFVRVPHWVLSVYNGDVLEFELFGIKASNRTYGHRFVENNIVEIEGVEDYLEKLRELKVIALHTERKEKVLESLKKYKSSLDDDLINEVVTLTEYPILLEGRFLEKYLSLPEELITTTIKHHQRSFTVYENDKITNKFLSFIDSPNGKIELIRKGYEKVVNARLEDARYYYQKDLKIPLEKFNESLKDIVFQKSLGTLMDKVERIQKISEKLSDDLKIDFSDKKRVLRTAYLCKADIASNVVYEFPELQGVMGRIYALKDGEDYNVALGIEEHYKDVPKNVSGAIVAIADRLDTIVGNFIVGNIPSGSKDPFGLRKKVDTIFDIAVHFSWDIDLEELIKFSSSLFEKEIPKELFEFFETRYELFNTSARYDIARAVKKFWKRPLRGRLIADALMNIVDKEEFKTLLTGFERVHNISKKHNSFDFDSTKFLDKAEKDLFNKYIEVKPKVLESLEKLDFKAALSYLIEFRTYIDNYFDNVFVMTKQDDIRMNRLAFLKNLDKLFLKLGDLNLIEKK